The following proteins are co-located in the Vibrio azureus genome:
- a CDS encoding GreA/GreB family elongation factor, with product MNKVELVQKIIQHLEHKRQVTYASTQRAVDAATNEETVPEHKYDTLALEAAYLAHGQAMRLHENEEELRQYRALLVRSFTDLAVSVGAYVELQDEENCEKVFFIGPCAGGLKVEHEEKTVFVLTPHSPLGRALMGKRESDEFEVNIAGDVHFYELIKVC from the coding sequence ATGAATAAAGTCGAGCTAGTGCAAAAAATTATTCAACACCTTGAGCATAAGCGGCAGGTTACTTACGCTTCGACTCAGCGTGCTGTTGATGCAGCAACAAATGAAGAGACAGTCCCTGAGCATAAATACGATACGCTTGCACTAGAAGCGGCTTATCTTGCTCATGGACAAGCAATGCGCTTACATGAAAATGAAGAAGAACTTCGCCAGTACCGTGCATTATTGGTGCGCTCATTTACTGATTTGGCCGTTTCTGTTGGAGCTTATGTTGAGCTACAAGATGAAGAGAATTGCGAAAAAGTATTTTTTATAGGACCATGTGCGGGTGGTTTGAAAGTTGAGCATGAAGAGAAAACCGTATTTGTGCTTACGCCTCATTCGCCGCTTGGCCGTGCTTTGATGGGCAAACGCGAAAGCGATGAGTTTGAAGTGAATATCGCAGGCGATGTCCATTTCTATGAATTGATTAAGGTTTGCTAA
- the dinB gene encoding DNA polymerase IV, which produces MQEQVRKIIHVDMDCFYAAVEMRDNPSLCGIPLAVGGNEKQRGVISTCNYEARKFGVRSAMPTARARQLCPNLQVVPGRMAVYKQVSQQIRAIFERYTLIIEPLSLDEAYLDVTHSMACRGSATLIAESIRADIQRELGLTASAGVAPIKFLAKVASDMNKPNGQFVIPPDRVQEVVDKLPLEKIPGVGKVSLEKLHKAGFYLCEDIKNADYRELLRQFGRQGASLWKRSHGIDERAVEVERERKSVGVERTFSKNIKTYDQCWQVLEDKLYPELKLRLEKVSPSKSIIKQGIKVKFADFQLTTIEHVHPELELEDFKILLSAILQRQKGREIRLLGLSVMLKPEEQEKQLSFF; this is translated from the coding sequence GTGCAGGAACAAGTCAGAAAAATCATTCATGTTGATATGGATTGCTTTTATGCCGCAGTTGAAATGCGTGACAATCCGAGTCTATGTGGCATCCCCCTTGCCGTAGGAGGGAATGAAAAACAACGGGGTGTGATCAGTACGTGTAACTATGAAGCTCGAAAGTTTGGGGTACGCAGTGCTATGCCAACCGCTAGGGCACGACAGCTGTGTCCTAATTTGCAAGTTGTCCCCGGTCGCATGGCAGTTTACAAGCAAGTTTCTCAACAAATCAGAGCGATCTTTGAACGTTATACGCTCATTATTGAACCTCTGTCTTTGGATGAAGCGTATTTGGATGTGACACACTCGATGGCTTGTCGAGGTTCGGCGACTTTGATTGCGGAATCGATTCGCGCTGATATTCAACGTGAGCTAGGATTGACAGCTTCAGCTGGTGTGGCCCCGATTAAGTTCTTAGCTAAAGTGGCTTCTGATATGAATAAGCCTAATGGACAGTTTGTTATCCCTCCGGATAGGGTACAAGAAGTCGTGGATAAGCTTCCATTAGAGAAAATCCCTGGGGTGGGGAAAGTCAGTTTAGAGAAGCTGCATAAAGCGGGCTTCTACCTTTGTGAAGACATTAAAAACGCCGATTATCGTGAGCTATTGCGTCAGTTTGGTCGTCAAGGTGCATCGCTGTGGAAGCGCAGCCATGGTATTGATGAGCGAGCCGTCGAGGTTGAACGCGAACGTAAATCGGTCGGTGTTGAGCGTACTTTTAGCAAAAATATTAAGACCTATGACCAATGTTGGCAGGTGCTTGAAGACAAACTGTACCCTGAACTGAAACTGCGCTTAGAAAAAGTCAGTCCGAGCAAGAGCATTATAAAACAAGGAATCAAGGTTAAGTTTGCTGATTTTCAATTAACCACAATCGAGCATGTGCATCCAGAACTTGAGCTAGAAGATTTTAAAATTCTGCTTAGTGCTATTTTGCAACGACAAAAGGGCCGAGAAATTCGCCTGTTGGGTTTAAGTGTGATGCTTAAACCCGAAGAGCAGGAAAAACAACTCAGTTTTTTTTAG
- a CDS encoding YggN family protein codes for MNKLLTLSLLMFSASGLTAQCHVDIKNEVRLDGQALEITKSNGEKVRVDNNDDLLIDGKLITLNESQKEAIKSYREKLNSYIPQAKHLADESLALANDIIDDIAQSIDSPAAFDNVKVAANKFFTDVEARYFKDGDFILPAESFDSMMQSWSKDLEKAQALFSSEFLGSAFEALSVKMKEDGGLNLTELSKSLSSLQAKVEQRLSEHSKEMEQKAKSLCDSLDGIAEQEQELHKKIPELKNYQVFTI; via the coding sequence ATGAATAAATTACTTACCCTTTCTTTATTGATGTTTAGTGCAAGTGGTTTAACCGCCCAGTGCCATGTGGATATTAAAAATGAAGTCCGTTTAGATGGTCAAGCGTTAGAAATCACTAAGAGCAATGGTGAGAAAGTTAGAGTGGATAACAACGATGATTTGCTCATTGATGGTAAATTGATCACTCTAAATGAAAGCCAGAAAGAAGCGATAAAAAGCTATCGTGAAAAGCTCAATTCGTATATTCCTCAAGCTAAGCATCTCGCTGATGAAAGTCTTGCATTAGCTAATGATATTATTGACGACATTGCACAGAGTATCGATTCCCCGGCTGCTTTTGATAACGTTAAAGTAGCCGCAAACAAGTTCTTTACGGATGTGGAAGCGCGTTATTTTAAAGACGGTGACTTTATCCTTCCAGCTGAAAGTTTCGATTCGATGATGCAATCTTGGTCAAAGGATTTAGAGAAGGCTCAAGCGTTGTTTAGCAGTGAGTTTTTGGGCAGTGCATTTGAAGCGCTATCGGTGAAAATGAAAGAAGATGGCGGTCTTAATTTAACGGAGCTGTCCAAAAGCTTGTCTTCTTTACAAGCAAAAGTAGAGCAAAGGCTATCGGAGCACTCAAAAGAAATGGAGCAGAAAGCAAAAAGCTTGTGTGACTCACTTGATGGTATCGCAGAACAAGAGCAGGAGTTACACAAGAAAATACCAGAACTGAAAAACTATCAAGTTTTCACTATCTAG
- a CDS encoding RecQ family ATP-dependent DNA helicase, whose protein sequence is MQSNLLLQTLQFTFGFDSLKKGQESVIEAVMNGHSAAAIFPTGSGKSLCYQLPALHLPNLTLVISPLLALMKDQLQFLQSRGIAAAAIESAQSREETQQIMQAVKKGQIKILMISVERLKNERFRQFIRQVPISLMVVDEAHCISEWGHNFRPDYLKLPQYQQELNIPQALLLTATATPDVIKDMQQKFHIASEHMTITGFYRSNLDISVIQCEEAQKQTRLGELITGEPKLPSIVYVTQQQTAEQIASFLIHLGISAHAYHAGMKHEIREKIQQQFMTNQIDCIVATIAFGMGVDKADIRRVIHFDLPKSIENYAQEIGRAGRDGLRSECILLGNTAGLTVLENFVYGDTPEPSSIDFVLEQINQHPNQWEVMTQRLSRDSNIRQLPLKTLLVYLELAQVIRAKYSYFAEYRFKFLREESFIVHQFEGERRHFVESIFHCSAKAKVWCQVDMNALWEQFQAERSRVITALDYFHQRGWIELESKQLTDVYSVQPDVKPTTDLGQHLISLFQAKEKKDIGRIHAMLALFQSSTCLSHQLAHYFADHNAPSKCGHCSVCRGQVASFPHPQLELPSTTDLAAWINEYTELSPTTISHAAVARFLCGISTPMITKLKANKLKGYGTMANVSFEQVIQQVEIARA, encoded by the coding sequence ATGCAAAGTAACCTACTCCTTCAGACTCTCCAGTTTACTTTTGGTTTCGATTCACTTAAAAAAGGGCAAGAGTCGGTTATTGAAGCAGTCATGAACGGGCACTCCGCTGCTGCTATTTTCCCTACTGGCTCAGGGAAGTCTCTTTGCTATCAGCTACCTGCTCTCCATCTACCCAATTTAACCTTGGTCATTTCACCACTGCTGGCCTTAATGAAGGATCAATTACAATTCTTACAAAGCCGTGGAATTGCCGCTGCTGCGATTGAAAGTGCGCAAAGTAGAGAAGAAACGCAGCAAATTATGCAAGCGGTGAAAAAAGGACAGATCAAAATTCTGATGATTTCAGTCGAGAGGCTTAAGAATGAACGCTTTCGCCAATTTATCCGCCAAGTTCCCATCTCCTTGATGGTTGTTGATGAGGCACACTGCATATCTGAATGGGGGCATAACTTTCGCCCAGACTACCTTAAATTGCCTCAATATCAGCAAGAGTTAAACATTCCGCAAGCGTTACTGCTCACCGCAACCGCTACACCCGATGTGATCAAGGATATGCAGCAAAAGTTTCATATCGCCAGTGAACATATGACCATAACCGGTTTCTATCGGTCAAATTTAGATATATCTGTCATACAATGTGAAGAAGCTCAAAAGCAAACTCGACTTGGTGAATTGATCACAGGCGAACCCAAGCTTCCTTCGATTGTTTATGTGACACAACAACAAACCGCAGAACAAATTGCCAGTTTCCTGATCCATTTAGGCATCAGTGCTCATGCCTACCATGCAGGAATGAAGCATGAAATACGGGAAAAAATTCAACAACAATTTATGACCAACCAAATTGACTGTATTGTCGCAACCATCGCCTTTGGGATGGGCGTCGATAAAGCCGATATCCGCCGAGTCATTCATTTTGATTTACCCAAATCGATCGAGAACTACGCTCAAGAAATTGGTCGAGCTGGACGCGATGGGCTGCGCTCAGAGTGTATTCTGTTGGGTAACACTGCAGGTTTAACCGTATTAGAAAACTTTGTTTATGGGGATACGCCAGAACCCAGTTCGATCGACTTCGTATTAGAACAAATCAATCAGCACCCTAACCAGTGGGAAGTGATGACACAGCGCTTATCGCGCGACAGTAACATTAGACAATTACCCCTCAAGACATTATTAGTCTACCTTGAACTGGCACAAGTGATACGGGCAAAATACAGCTATTTTGCAGAATATCGCTTTAAGTTCCTTCGTGAAGAGTCATTTATTGTCCATCAATTTGAAGGAGAACGTCGCCACTTTGTTGAATCCATCTTTCATTGTTCAGCCAAAGCAAAGGTTTGGTGCCAAGTTGACATGAATGCTTTGTGGGAACAATTTCAAGCAGAGCGAAGTCGCGTTATTACTGCGTTAGATTATTTTCATCAACGCGGTTGGATCGAACTAGAAAGCAAACAGCTGACCGACGTATACTCGGTTCAACCTGATGTTAAGCCTACTACTGATCTTGGCCAACATCTGATTTCACTGTTTCAGGCCAAAGAAAAGAAAGACATTGGCCGCATCCACGCTATGTTGGCTCTATTCCAATCCTCAACGTGTTTGAGCCATCAACTTGCTCACTATTTTGCTGACCATAATGCACCATCGAAGTGTGGTCATTGCTCCGTATGTCGAGGACAAGTCGCTTCTTTCCCACATCCACAACTTGAACTGCCCTCAACGACCGATTTAGCCGCTTGGATTAATGAGTACACTGAGCTCTCTCCCACGACCATCAGTCATGCTGCCGTAGCACGCTTCCTTTGCGGCATTAGTACCCCCATGATCACGAAGCTCAAGGCGAATAAATTAAAAGGCTACGGGACCATGGCTAACGTCTCTTTCGAACAAGTAATACAACAAGTCGAAATAGCCCGAGCCTAA